From the Streptomyces nigrescens genome, one window contains:
- a CDS encoding DUF6207 family protein: protein MCVRRARGCRRRGRLPLPNPPGRGPQIRPRKRRRTDLIQQGLLRRDVATATEAAAALGGLWLSSGPSAPWHTPGQAGVTVRAYADLRRAPLPAAIDPGTGLNHGDERSSRSSAGLVSPPRYD from the coding sequence GTGTGCGTCCGGCGGGCCCGAGGATGTCGGCGACGGGGCCGCCTGCCGCTTCCAAACCCGCCTGGCCGAGGTCCTCAGATTCGTCCCAGAAAGCGACGTCGAACCGATCTGATACAGCAAGGCCTACTACGTCGCGACGTAGCGACTGCCACCGAAGCCGCGGCGGCACTTGGCGGGCTATGGCTCTCCAGCGGTCCGTCCGCCCCCTGGCACACCCCCGGCCAAGCCGGTGTCACCGTCCGCGCCTATGCCGACCTGCGACGCGCACCCCTACCAGCGGCAATTGACCCCGGCACCGGTTTGAACCACGGTGACGAGAGGAGTTCGCGTAGTTCTGCGGGGCTGGTTTCGCCGCCCCGGTACGACTAG